A window of the Microbacterium sp. LWH13-1.2 genome harbors these coding sequences:
- a CDS encoding transporter substrate-binding domain-containing protein, with the protein MNITHDLRRRSTAALAAFGAALLLGGCAPQGATAPSVDEITMEPVADAVALLPDELKDGGTLRVAIPTNEPPTQFYREGTQDMTGINPDIARLLAGALGLELDIEVTTFDTIIPGMSAGRYDLTVSSMTPTEERMEQLDFVDYVQMGSALAVPTGNPQKIAFGGLCGKRVAVLKGSYQLTVNVPGLDQACEDAGEKPLEILQFQDTRQAVSALLSDRADVVYADSPILGYAVAQDTKLEVGDENDFAPVAVGIPRDAGTLDAVAEAMSAILASPEYEEVLADYGLESMAITEARVNAAQG; encoded by the coding sequence ATGAACATCACTCACGACCTTCGACGCCGCTCGACCGCGGCGCTCGCGGCCTTCGGCGCGGCTCTTCTGCTCGGCGGCTGTGCGCCACAGGGCGCCACCGCGCCGAGCGTCGACGAGATCACCATGGAACCGGTGGCGGATGCCGTGGCACTTCTTCCGGACGAGCTGAAGGACGGCGGCACCCTTCGGGTGGCGATCCCGACCAACGAGCCGCCCACCCAGTTCTACCGCGAGGGCACGCAGGACATGACGGGAATCAACCCTGACATCGCGCGTCTCCTCGCCGGTGCGCTCGGCCTCGAACTCGACATCGAGGTGACCACGTTCGACACCATCATCCCGGGTATGAGTGCCGGACGGTACGACCTCACGGTGTCGTCGATGACGCCCACCGAGGAGCGCATGGAACAGCTCGACTTCGTCGACTACGTGCAGATGGGCAGCGCGCTCGCCGTGCCGACGGGGAATCCGCAGAAGATCGCGTTCGGCGGCCTGTGCGGCAAGCGTGTAGCGGTGCTCAAGGGTTCCTACCAGCTCACCGTCAACGTCCCGGGGCTCGACCAGGCGTGCGAGGACGCGGGTGAGAAACCTCTGGAGATCCTGCAGTTCCAGGACACCAGACAGGCGGTCTCCGCACTCCTCAGCGACCGAGCCGATGTCGTCTACGCGGATTCGCCGATCCTCGGCTACGCGGTCGCGCAGGACACGAAGCTCGAGGTCGGCGACGAGAACGACTTCGCTCCCGTGGCAGTCGGCATCCCGCGTGACGCGGGCACCCTCGACGCGGTCGCCGAGGCGATGAGCGCGATACTCGCCTCTCCGGAGTACGAGGAGGTTCTCGCCGACTACGGCCTCGAGTCGATGGCCATCACCGAAGCTCGCGTGAACGCGGCGCAGGGCTGA
- a CDS encoding class C sortase, whose amino-acid sequence MTLIDASAPDARTTPTTRVPARRARWGWSQTIVMLIATVGIVVLIYPTAASWFSAWSHDTEVDGYVQSIEQIPDDAITDMLADAEAYNANLPTGPLRDPYALGADGQQTAIGDGAAAYFDTLSPEGTDAMARVRIPKIDVDLPIFHGTSEETLSRGVGHLYGSSLPVGGPGTHSVLTGHNGFVQATLFDDIDELVEGDVIVVTTLGEDLYYEVDQITTVLPDDTEALRQVPDKDYITLVTCTPTGVNTHRLLVRAERIEAPSDDTSIVTIDDATGPAGLPWWALLVVAVPVLTFIVVTPRRSRDRRRRSPRSSDRGGSRRRTHVERTPAS is encoded by the coding sequence ATGACGCTCATCGACGCATCCGCTCCGGATGCCCGCACGACACCGACCACGCGGGTCCCCGCGCGGCGTGCGCGCTGGGGATGGAGCCAGACGATCGTCATGCTCATCGCGACCGTCGGAATCGTGGTGCTGATCTACCCGACTGCCGCGTCCTGGTTCTCGGCGTGGAGCCACGACACCGAGGTCGACGGATACGTCCAGTCGATCGAACAGATTCCCGACGACGCGATCACCGACATGCTCGCGGATGCCGAGGCCTACAACGCGAACCTGCCGACCGGGCCGTTGCGTGATCCGTACGCGCTCGGAGCCGACGGGCAGCAGACGGCCATCGGCGACGGTGCCGCCGCGTACTTCGACACCCTCAGCCCCGAAGGCACCGACGCGATGGCGCGCGTGCGCATCCCGAAGATCGATGTCGACCTGCCGATCTTCCACGGCACGAGCGAAGAGACGCTCTCACGCGGCGTGGGCCACCTCTACGGCTCGTCGCTCCCCGTCGGGGGCCCCGGGACGCACTCGGTGCTCACCGGGCACAACGGCTTCGTCCAGGCGACGCTGTTCGACGACATCGACGAACTGGTCGAGGGCGACGTCATCGTCGTCACCACGCTGGGAGAAGACCTGTACTACGAAGTCGATCAGATCACGACAGTGCTGCCCGATGACACCGAGGCGCTGCGCCAGGTGCCCGACAAGGACTACATCACCCTCGTGACGTGCACGCCTACCGGCGTCAACACGCATCGCCTTCTGGTGCGGGCGGAGCGCATCGAGGCACCGTCCGACGACACGTCCATCGTCACGATCGACGATGCGACGGGCCCCGCGGGCCTGCCGTGGTGGGCGCTGCTCGTCGTCGCTGTTCCGGTGCTCACATTCATCGTCGTCACGCCACGGCGATCTCGCGACCGCCGCCGCCGATCACCGCGCTCCAGCGATCGCGGAGGATCTCGGCGGAGAACCCACGTCGAGCGGACGCCCGCGTCATGA
- a CDS encoding helix-turn-helix domain-containing protein produces the protein MTTLPETGDPGAPTLREALLVADGSLSTRTADSDADTTAFRGVDFFDPALDATEYRDRIVLAAGVAEADLPALAVQLAAVGAAALIVRRAQPVDISSEAPEWTSALPLLHHLEGDWAQLANVLRSLLSPHSVGHVTGVRLGDLFGLANALATLSEGAVSVVDSTGQVVGYSTHSEQPIDDIRRRTTLLLQEEIPISSDLDYQSLLRAPDARHFPSETDQFGRVGIAVRASGELLGSIWVIQIDPALAPRTMTLLEEMEPIAAQHLLRAREDAADRDQRNSGLLRTLLEDERHARSAASQLLIRPEAGCTIVCFRVDTFDQVEAMRGLHRLLHLAISVSSAAFPGSHSAVIGTQVVTLIPGSIAARAHTFAQAVIRTDTALIAGIGTRAYDVNGIARSHREAGATAGVLMSTPVADDRHRQTRIATFDEMRDRLAILQVTDLIEGLDAAVGDSASILAEHDAAQGTDLSRTMRIYLDHLGSVRETAAALHVHQNTVRYRLDVVRNDLGIDLDSPDTRLWLWLRLSVASRSSR, from the coding sequence ATGACCACGCTTCCGGAAACCGGCGATCCTGGAGCCCCGACGCTCCGTGAGGCTCTCCTCGTCGCGGACGGGTCTCTCTCCACTCGCACCGCTGACTCCGATGCGGATACGACGGCGTTCAGAGGAGTGGACTTCTTCGACCCCGCACTCGATGCGACGGAGTATCGCGATCGGATCGTGCTCGCCGCCGGCGTCGCCGAAGCCGACCTGCCCGCACTCGCCGTGCAGCTGGCCGCAGTGGGTGCAGCGGCCCTGATCGTTCGTCGCGCGCAGCCCGTCGACATATCGAGCGAGGCTCCCGAGTGGACCAGTGCGCTTCCGCTGCTGCACCACCTGGAGGGCGACTGGGCGCAGCTGGCGAACGTCCTGCGGTCGCTTCTCAGCCCGCACTCCGTCGGCCACGTGACAGGGGTGCGCCTCGGTGACCTCTTCGGCCTCGCGAATGCGCTCGCCACGCTGTCGGAGGGCGCGGTCAGCGTCGTCGATTCCACCGGTCAGGTCGTGGGGTACTCGACCCACAGCGAGCAGCCCATCGACGACATCCGGCGCCGCACGACGCTCCTGCTGCAGGAGGAGATCCCCATCTCGTCCGACCTGGACTACCAGTCGCTGCTCCGAGCTCCCGATGCCAGGCACTTCCCGTCCGAGACCGACCAGTTCGGTCGGGTCGGCATCGCGGTGCGGGCGTCCGGCGAGCTCCTCGGGTCGATCTGGGTGATCCAGATCGACCCCGCGCTCGCCCCGCGCACCATGACCCTTCTCGAGGAGATGGAACCGATAGCCGCGCAGCACCTGCTGCGGGCACGGGAGGACGCGGCGGATCGGGACCAGCGCAACTCCGGCCTGCTCCGCACTCTGCTCGAGGACGAACGGCACGCCCGCAGCGCGGCGTCGCAGCTGCTGATCCGCCCGGAGGCCGGGTGCACGATCGTGTGCTTCCGTGTCGACACCTTCGACCAGGTCGAGGCGATGCGGGGCCTGCATCGACTGCTGCATCTGGCGATCAGCGTGTCGAGCGCCGCGTTCCCCGGTTCTCACAGCGCGGTGATCGGCACGCAGGTCGTTACGCTGATCCCCGGCTCGATCGCTGCGCGCGCGCACACGTTCGCGCAGGCTGTCATCCGAACCGACACCGCGCTGATCGCCGGCATCGGCACTCGCGCGTACGACGTGAACGGGATCGCCCGCTCGCATCGCGAGGCCGGTGCGACAGCCGGAGTGCTGATGAGCACTCCCGTCGCTGACGACCGTCACCGCCAGACCCGTATCGCGACGTTCGACGAGATGCGCGATCGGCTCGCGATCCTGCAGGTGACTGACCTGATCGAAGGCCTCGATGCCGCCGTCGGCGACTCCGCGAGCATCCTGGCCGAGCACGATGCGGCGCAGGGCACGGATCTGTCGAGAACCATGCGCATCTACCTCGACCACCTCGGGAGCGTACGAGAGACCGCCGCCGCGCTGCACGTTCACCAGAACACCGTGCGGTATCGCCTGGACGTCGTGCGCAACGACCTGGGCATCGATCTCGACTCTCCGGACACGCGACTGTGGCTGTGGCTGCGCCTGTCGGTCGCCTCCCGCTCTTCGCGCTGA
- a CDS encoding sigma-70 family RNA polymerase sigma factor, whose amino-acid sequence MTVLPSTVIRTRLDPDTSDHDLVRATRDGDNRAYGMLWDRHSPAALRAARAITSSIDPEDLVSEAFAKTFSAIRNGGGPTEAFRPYLFAAVRSAAATWGGKPKDLALEYIDELPLDDSEDSLDILSDKALLTAAFKDLPERWRTLLWYLEVEGMKPREIAPLMGMTPNAVSVLATRAREGFKVAWLQAHIKEPGRDAECRWTCERIVAQGRRRQVSRADRSRFEAHLESCHRCTMASTEIAQASSKLRALLLPAIIGGPAAAAYSAATPAPVMAAASVAVLPKGIAPWLLVGGAVAAAAATVAAIAVAAQLSPKAIPGAESSPPAALVVESPAPIAAPSATESPAVPVPPEAPDSPDPVLELEPDNVVSREQSDASPAPEEVTASTTPPEPRSQPQRMPPAAPVEEPQVEEPVVLPVTVAWSVPTSMIVPTAVTGTGAAGAEVEILDEAGLVIASTVVDSAGSFSVLPDVEGLHQGMSISVRHTALTGEQTVSAPIGPFSFETPSLAEVSDTFIPRIDADADGARDDISLLLQGISGSTVSVSVDGGAAMRIVLTEASTRVSVLDVRPGLRQITVRYVDPVTGVLGLAEVQGILVSP is encoded by the coding sequence ATGACCGTGCTGCCGTCGACCGTGATCCGCACGCGACTCGACCCGGATACGAGCGATCACGATCTCGTGCGCGCCACCCGCGACGGGGACAACCGGGCTTACGGGATGCTCTGGGACCGCCATTCTCCCGCCGCGCTGCGTGCCGCCCGGGCCATCACGAGCTCGATCGACCCCGAGGATCTCGTCAGTGAGGCCTTCGCGAAGACCTTCAGTGCGATCCGCAACGGCGGAGGCCCGACCGAGGCGTTCCGGCCCTACCTGTTCGCGGCGGTGCGCAGTGCCGCCGCGACCTGGGGAGGAAAACCGAAGGATCTCGCCCTCGAGTACATCGACGAATTGCCCCTCGACGACTCGGAGGACTCCCTGGACATCCTCTCGGACAAGGCGCTGCTGACGGCGGCGTTCAAGGACCTGCCGGAGCGGTGGCGCACGCTGCTGTGGTACCTCGAAGTCGAGGGGATGAAGCCGCGCGAGATCGCACCGTTGATGGGCATGACACCGAATGCCGTCTCGGTGCTGGCCACGCGGGCCCGCGAGGGCTTCAAAGTCGCTTGGCTGCAGGCGCACATCAAAGAGCCGGGTCGCGATGCCGAGTGCAGGTGGACCTGCGAGCGCATCGTCGCCCAGGGGCGCAGGCGCCAGGTCTCACGTGCGGACCGTTCGCGATTCGAGGCGCATCTCGAAAGCTGTCACCGCTGCACGATGGCGAGCACGGAGATCGCGCAGGCGTCGTCCAAGCTGCGTGCTCTGCTGCTGCCGGCGATCATCGGCGGCCCTGCAGCGGCGGCCTACTCCGCCGCGACGCCGGCACCGGTCATGGCAGCGGCTTCCGTCGCCGTGCTGCCCAAGGGAATCGCGCCCTGGCTGCTCGTCGGCGGAGCGGTCGCTGCCGCGGCCGCCACGGTCGCGGCGATCGCGGTCGCCGCCCAGCTCTCTCCGAAGGCGATACCCGGCGCCGAGTCATCGCCCCCGGCTGCGCTCGTCGTCGAGTCTCCTGCGCCGATCGCGGCGCCGTCGGCCACGGAGTCTCCGGCGGTGCCGGTGCCGCCGGAGGCGCCTGACTCACCCGACCCCGTTCTCGAACTCGAGCCCGACAACGTGGTCAGCCGCGAACAGAGCGACGCCTCGCCGGCGCCGGAGGAGGTCACGGCCTCGACGACTCCGCCGGAACCCCGATCGCAGCCGCAGCGGATGCCGCCGGCGGCCCCTGTCGAGGAACCTCAGGTCGAGGAGCCCGTCGTCCTTCCTGTGACGGTCGCGTGGAGCGTCCCGACGTCGATGATCGTGCCCACCGCCGTCACCGGCACCGGTGCCGCGGGTGCCGAGGTCGAGATCCTCGACGAAGCGGGCCTCGTCATCGCGTCCACCGTCGTCGATTCCGCCGGTTCATTCTCGGTTCTTCCCGATGTCGAGGGCCTTCATCAGGGCATGTCCATCTCGGTGCGCCACACCGCGCTCACCGGCGAGCAGACGGTGAGCGCTCCGATCGGTCCCTTCTCCTTCGAGACTCCGTCGCTCGCTGAGGTCTCCGACACGTTCATCCCGCGCATCGACGCCGACGCCGATGGAGCCCGCGACGACATCAGTTTGCTGCTTCAGGGCATCTCCGGCTCGACGGTGTCCGTGTCGGTCGACGGCGGAGCGGCGATGCGCATCGTGCTCACCGAGGCATCCACCCGCGTGTCTGTGCTCGACGTCCGACCGGGGCTGCGTCAGATCACCGTCCGCTACGTCGATCCGGTCACGGGGGTACTCGGGCTGGCGGAGGTCCAGGGTATCCTCGTCTCTCCGTGA
- a CDS encoding alpha-hydroxy acid oxidase gives MRNIHSIEDLRIRARRRLPAMVFDFIEGGALDELTLRRNREALDAHLLPQRVLVDTSQRHAATSILGTRLDLPLVVSPMGLLTACHPDADVAIARAAATAGSVFVHSPWSGCSLEEVTDAAPKRVWAQIAFWNDADETRRHIDRARALDIDTLVVAGDVAVSSKRDRDLRHGTGMPPRPPLRDVLNTALHPGWVMRWLLGRSMTWGNYRVDGRAIRMREMEAWMEHNENQSATWDDIARLRSTWSGNIVVKGVMTPEDARLAIDHGADGVFVSNHGGRQFDSQQATIEALPGVVDAVGGRAAVIVDGGMRRGSDIAKALLLGADAAAAGRPFALGLAAGAQPGVERAFEVLHDELLTVMGFVGVTRVEEMPCTLVDTTGSRLEAAVSAIEAAR, from the coding sequence GTGCGCAACATCCACAGCATCGAGGACCTCAGGATCCGTGCTCGCCGACGCCTGCCGGCGATGGTCTTCGACTTCATCGAGGGAGGGGCTCTCGACGAGCTCACCCTTCGACGCAATCGTGAGGCGCTCGACGCTCACCTGCTGCCCCAACGGGTGCTCGTCGACACCTCGCAGCGCCACGCGGCGACAAGCATCCTCGGAACCCGACTCGACCTTCCCCTGGTCGTGTCCCCCATGGGTCTCCTGACGGCGTGCCACCCCGACGCCGACGTGGCCATCGCGCGGGCAGCCGCGACCGCAGGAAGTGTGTTCGTGCACAGTCCCTGGTCCGGCTGCTCGCTCGAAGAGGTGACGGATGCCGCCCCGAAGCGGGTCTGGGCGCAGATCGCCTTCTGGAACGACGCTGACGAGACCCGCCGACACATCGATCGTGCGCGAGCTCTGGACATCGACACCCTGGTCGTCGCCGGCGACGTCGCGGTGTCGAGCAAGCGTGATCGCGACCTCCGGCACGGCACGGGCATGCCGCCGAGGCCGCCACTCCGCGACGTCCTGAACACCGCACTGCATCCGGGCTGGGTGATGCGCTGGCTGCTCGGCCGGTCCATGACCTGGGGCAACTACCGCGTCGACGGGCGAGCCATCCGCATGCGCGAGATGGAGGCCTGGATGGAGCACAACGAGAACCAGTCGGCGACGTGGGACGACATCGCCCGGCTCCGCAGCACCTGGAGCGGCAACATCGTCGTGAAGGGCGTCATGACGCCCGAGGATGCACGCCTCGCCATCGATCACGGCGCCGACGGTGTCTTCGTCTCGAACCACGGCGGCCGTCAGTTCGACAGCCAGCAGGCGACGATCGAGGCCCTCCCGGGGGTCGTCGACGCGGTCGGCGGACGCGCTGCCGTGATCGTCGACGGCGGGATGCGGCGCGGATCCGACATCGCGAAAGCCCTCCTGCTCGGTGCGGATGCGGCCGCGGCCGGCCGGCCGTTCGCGCTGGGACTCGCGGCGGGTGCGCAACCCGGTGTCGAGCGCGCGTTCGAGGTGCTCCACGACGAACTCCTCACGGTCATGGGCTTCGTGGGGGTGACCCGCGTCGAAGAGATGCCCTGCACGCTGGTGGACACGACGGGGTCGCGTCTCGAGGCCGCGGTCTCAGCGATCGAGGCGGCGCGGTGA
- a CDS encoding sigma-70 family RNA polymerase sigma factor, translating to MNPPTPLDSDDDALIEPSDDQIIDAVRGGDIGDFALLWRRHVDAARRAARAISPSADPDDLVSEAFASILRVTKAGGGPSDAFRPYLLATLRNTAARWSRGSGVLSIEVISEQELASDTDDPIERMSERSSVAEVFGKLSARHRTLLWYLEVEGMKPRELAPLMGITPNAVSALALRARDSFRRAWLQTHIHDPSRSEDCRWFCERIVAQRERPVRGDDAARFRAHMRSCRGCQLVAAEIDTVSQRLRSILPAALLGGAAAGLYAGPDATATAADAVTDHASDVRSWLEHAGSGPTETATAGVAPAVMATRVGIAAHATSPAPFPMSGLAALAATAVAVLGAVVFGGSVLNLPHAGDEDATSSSIEASDPRGELPLAQAAEEAPRAADPAGPARRPSPGSQRLLTVEAQPDAVEVDGTSARTGAPSSPSATPTPNTTPNPNPTHPQPQPTSSPRAPVGPPVVDSLIQESHDFRITRSISQYSLVPGSIEGAGSPGAIVSVVDEAGVVLDAASVEDDGTFVLDVSGERLRQGITLRVRHEDARTGVTGWAEPIGPLFFVVPEIQTGDDDQCRVPPAIERDCLRVRAEPGTWIELVDEQGRSKIVRIPQGVDELVLFDVGAGTPVVAARYIDPTNGRSGVSVAVPPGVG from the coding sequence ATGAATCCCCCCACGCCTCTCGACAGCGACGACGACGCGCTCATCGAGCCCTCAGACGACCAGATCATCGATGCGGTGCGTGGCGGCGACATCGGGGACTTCGCACTGCTGTGGCGGCGTCACGTCGACGCCGCTCGTCGGGCCGCGCGTGCGATCTCACCGTCGGCGGACCCTGACGATCTCGTGAGCGAGGCTTTCGCATCGATCCTCCGCGTGACCAAGGCCGGAGGGGGCCCGAGCGACGCCTTCCGTCCGTATCTCCTCGCCACTCTTCGCAATACCGCCGCCCGTTGGTCGCGCGGATCAGGGGTGCTGTCGATCGAGGTGATCTCCGAGCAGGAGCTGGCGTCGGACACCGACGACCCCATCGAGCGGATGTCAGAGCGCTCCAGCGTGGCCGAGGTCTTCGGCAAGCTGTCTGCGAGACACCGGACGCTGCTGTGGTACCTCGAAGTCGAGGGGATGAAGCCGCGAGAGCTCGCCCCACTCATGGGGATCACCCCGAATGCCGTGTCTGCGCTCGCGCTCCGCGCACGGGACAGCTTCCGCCGGGCCTGGCTGCAGACGCACATCCACGATCCGTCGCGGTCCGAGGACTGCCGCTGGTTCTGTGAACGCATCGTGGCGCAGCGTGAGCGCCCGGTGCGGGGCGATGATGCCGCACGCTTCCGAGCTCACATGCGCAGCTGCCGGGGATGCCAGCTCGTCGCAGCCGAGATCGACACGGTGTCGCAGAGGCTGAGGTCCATCCTCCCGGCAGCTCTGCTCGGCGGTGCGGCAGCCGGCCTCTACGCAGGTCCCGACGCGACGGCGACGGCCGCTGACGCGGTGACGGATCACGCGAGCGACGTCCGGTCGTGGCTCGAGCACGCGGGGTCGGGTCCCACGGAGACCGCGACAGCCGGCGTGGCGCCTGCGGTCATGGCCACGCGAGTCGGCATCGCCGCGCACGCGACCTCGCCCGCCCCTTTCCCGATGAGCGGGCTCGCCGCGCTGGCAGCCACGGCCGTCGCTGTTCTCGGAGCAGTGGTGTTCGGCGGGAGCGTGCTGAATCTTCCCCATGCGGGTGATGAGGATGCCACGTCGTCGAGCATCGAGGCCTCCGATCCGAGAGGAGAGCTTCCACTGGCGCAGGCCGCCGAGGAAGCACCGCGCGCGGCGGATCCCGCAGGGCCTGCGAGGCGCCCGAGCCCCGGTTCCCAGCGCCTGCTGACCGTCGAGGCTCAGCCCGACGCGGTGGAGGTGGACGGCACGTCAGCCCGGACCGGAGCGCCGTCTTCGCCGTCAGCGACGCCGACGCCGAACACGACGCCGAACCCGAATCCGACGCACCCGCAGCCCCAGCCGACATCGTCACCGAGGGCGCCGGTGGGGCCGCCCGTGGTCGACTCGCTGATCCAGGAATCCCACGACTTCCGCATCACGAGGTCGATCTCCCAGTACTCCCTGGTGCCGGGGTCTATCGAGGGCGCAGGCTCGCCCGGGGCGATCGTGAGCGTGGTCGACGAAGCAGGTGTCGTCCTCGATGCCGCGTCGGTCGAGGACGACGGCACCTTCGTGCTCGACGTCTCCGGCGAGCGGCTGCGCCAGGGGATCACACTGAGGGTGCGGCATGAGGACGCCCGCACAGGTGTCACAGGGTGGGCGGAGCCGATCGGACCGCTGTTCTTCGTGGTGCCGGAGATCCAGACCGGCGACGATGACCAGTGTCGCGTACCGCCGGCCATCGAGCGTGACTGCCTGCGCGTGCGTGCGGAGCCCGGGACGTGGATCGAGCTGGTCGACGAGCAGGGGCGCTCGAAGATCGTGAGGATCCCCCAGGGCGTCGACGAGCTGGTTCTGTTCGACGTCGGGGCCGGCACACCGGTCGTCGCGGCTCGCTACATCGATCCGACGAACGGGAGGTCCGGAGTGTCGGTCGCGGTCCCCCCGGGCGTCGGATGA
- a CDS encoding amino acid ABC transporter permease has product MAIIDEGASSAEEPAGEATGLQRTLSSLEVHKRRRFGLLIGGVLLCLFVAFFLIDVATNPRFGWPVVGAYLFDPQVLQGMLLTLVLTVVSMTAGIILGVVLAIMRVSGNPVFAGVSGAYVWFFRGTPLLVQLIFWYNIAALYPVIAFGLPFGGPSIVLGSANVLITPLGAALLGLSLNEAAYMAEIIRSGISSVDEGQLDAGRALGMTRSKMLRRVVLPQAMRVVIPPTGNQIISMLKGTSLVSVLAISDLLYAVQSIYSLNYEVIPLLLVACIWYLVLTTVLSVVQSRLEERYGRGFTPRRTARVKKSKEPVA; this is encoded by the coding sequence ATGGCCATCATCGACGAGGGCGCCTCTTCGGCGGAAGAGCCCGCAGGAGAGGCGACCGGGCTGCAGCGCACACTCAGTTCGCTGGAAGTGCACAAGAGGCGCCGCTTCGGCCTCCTCATCGGCGGTGTGCTGCTCTGCCTGTTCGTGGCATTCTTCCTGATCGACGTCGCCACCAATCCGCGATTCGGCTGGCCCGTCGTCGGCGCCTATCTCTTCGATCCGCAGGTGCTGCAGGGCATGCTGCTCACGCTCGTGCTCACGGTGGTCTCGATGACGGCCGGCATCATCCTCGGTGTCGTGCTCGCCATCATGCGCGTCTCGGGGAACCCCGTCTTCGCGGGGGTGAGCGGTGCCTACGTCTGGTTCTTCCGCGGCACTCCGCTGCTGGTGCAGCTCATCTTCTGGTACAACATCGCGGCTCTCTACCCCGTCATCGCATTCGGTCTGCCGTTCGGCGGTCCGAGCATCGTGTTGGGCTCGGCCAACGTGCTGATCACGCCCCTGGGTGCCGCTCTGCTCGGCCTGTCGCTGAATGAGGCGGCCTATATGGCCGAGATCATCCGCAGCGGCATCTCGTCGGTCGACGAGGGGCAGCTCGACGCCGGGCGAGCGCTCGGCATGACGCGTTCGAAGATGCTCCGCCGCGTGGTCCTGCCCCAGGCGATGCGGGTGGTGATCCCGCCCACGGGGAACCAGATCATCTCGATGCTCAAGGGCACATCGCTCGTCAGCGTGCTCGCGATCTCCGATCTCCTCTACGCCGTGCAGTCGATCTACTCGCTCAACTACGAGGTGATCCCCCTGCTGCTCGTCGCGTGCATCTGGTATCTGGTGCTGACCACGGTCCTCAGCGTCGTGCAGTCCCGCCTCGAAGAGCGTTACGGCCGGGGCTTCACCCCTCGACGGACAGCTCGCGTCAAGAAGTCGAAGGAGCCGGTCGCATGA
- a CDS encoding amino acid ABC transporter ATP-binding protein: MTRNMVDIRGVRKAFGHNTVLEDVSLQIPAGSVTCLIGPSGSGKTTLLRCVNRLETVDAGIILVDGELVGATRHRGKLIEAKESAIARTRRHTGMVFQRFNLFPHRTVLENVIEGPTQVLGRSRGEVVSEAMVLLERVGLADKASSYPQELSGGQQQRIAIARALAMKPKLMLFDEPTSALDPELVGEVLAVMRDLAAEGMTMMVVTHELGFAREVSDQVVFMAGGVVVESGSPEDVLARPQHGRTQTFLSRILH; encoded by the coding sequence ATGACGCGCAACATGGTCGACATCCGCGGAGTGCGGAAGGCCTTCGGTCACAACACCGTGCTCGAGGACGTGTCTCTGCAGATCCCCGCGGGGTCGGTGACGTGTCTGATCGGCCCCAGCGGCTCCGGCAAGACGACGCTGCTGCGCTGCGTGAACAGGCTCGAGACGGTCGATGCGGGGATCATCCTCGTCGACGGCGAGCTGGTCGGCGCCACGCGGCACCGCGGGAAGCTGATCGAGGCGAAGGAGTCCGCGATCGCGAGGACTCGTCGTCACACCGGCATGGTGTTCCAGCGCTTCAACCTGTTCCCGCACCGTACGGTGCTGGAGAACGTCATCGAAGGGCCGACGCAGGTTCTCGGCCGTTCCCGCGGGGAGGTCGTGAGCGAGGCGATGGTCCTGCTCGAGCGGGTCGGCCTCGCCGACAAGGCGTCCTCGTATCCGCAGGAGCTCTCCGGCGGGCAGCAGCAGCGCATCGCGATCGCCAGGGCGCTCGCGATGAAACCGAAGCTGATGCTCTTCGACGAACCGACCTCGGCACTCGACCCCGAACTGGTCGGCGAGGTCCTCGCCGTCATGCGTGACCTCGCCGCCGAGGGGATGACCATGATGGTCGTCACCCACGAGCTCGGCTTCGCCCGGGAGGTCAGCGATCAGGTCGTCTTCATGGCCGGCGGCGTCGTCGTCGAGAGCGGATCGCCTGAGGACGTGCTCGCTCGTCCTCAGCACGGACGCACCCAGACCTTCCTCTCCCGAATCCTGCACTGA